A genomic region of Kribbella sp. NBC_00382 contains the following coding sequences:
- a CDS encoding ABC transporter substrate-binding protein, whose product MRSAIIAGTLVVGLALSACSSGEPTTAGAGKPVEGQTLTMALGADPGNLDPQFTSLSITKQVDAFLYDSLVNLDQNGKQVAGLAEKWEGTTTSAKYTLRKGITCLDGSPLTATTVAANINFVGNPASKSTRIGVFVPAGAKAVGDDAAGTVTVTAAAPDAFLVRNIGGLHIVCDKGMKDRKLLKQGSEGTGMYKVAEAVPGDHYTLTRRKEYAWGPGDFKADQPGLADKVVLKVVANETTAANLLISGGVNIAAIAGPDKQRLEAQQLFNRSAGTPLGELWFNQKAGLPTADLAVRKALTQALDLTQLGKVITAGTGKPTTSFVVPGTGPCNDDTVTGNIPGHDLDAAKAALDAAGWKVGAGGIREKGGAKLSLVFYYLNSLGATLQSGAELLQKAWGEVGVDVSLKAVSTAEISTVILAGQGTWHAGLIPLTVNLPSQLVSFMSGTGPPNGGNFSSIKNPEYDAAIAKASKIAGADGCADWAAGERALLKEVNVVPFVNSTVPIFAKGATFELSDGVAPQTIRMLG is encoded by the coding sequence ATGAGATCTGCAATCATCGCCGGCACACTGGTCGTGGGATTGGCCTTGTCCGCTTGCAGTTCGGGCGAGCCGACCACCGCCGGCGCAGGCAAGCCGGTCGAGGGCCAGACGCTGACCATGGCCCTCGGCGCCGATCCCGGCAACCTGGACCCGCAGTTCACCTCGCTGTCGATCACCAAGCAGGTCGACGCGTTCCTCTACGACTCGCTGGTCAACCTCGACCAGAACGGCAAGCAGGTGGCGGGCCTGGCGGAGAAGTGGGAAGGCACGACCACGTCCGCGAAATACACGCTGCGCAAGGGCATCACCTGTCTGGACGGCAGCCCGCTAACGGCGACCACGGTCGCGGCCAACATCAACTTCGTCGGCAATCCGGCCAGCAAGTCGACCCGGATCGGCGTCTTCGTTCCGGCGGGCGCCAAGGCGGTCGGCGATGACGCGGCCGGCACTGTCACCGTGACGGCTGCCGCGCCGGACGCCTTCCTGGTCCGGAACATCGGTGGTCTGCACATCGTGTGTGACAAGGGCATGAAGGACCGCAAGCTACTCAAGCAGGGCTCGGAAGGCACCGGTATGTACAAGGTGGCGGAGGCCGTGCCCGGCGATCACTACACGCTGACGCGCCGCAAGGAGTACGCGTGGGGGCCTGGCGACTTCAAGGCCGACCAGCCCGGGCTGGCGGACAAGGTGGTCCTCAAGGTCGTCGCCAACGAGACCACTGCGGCGAACCTGCTGATCTCCGGCGGGGTCAACATCGCCGCCATCGCGGGCCCGGACAAGCAACGGCTGGAGGCACAGCAACTCTTCAACCGCAGCGCCGGTACTCCGCTCGGCGAACTCTGGTTCAACCAGAAGGCCGGCCTGCCGACCGCGGACCTCGCGGTCCGTAAGGCGCTGACACAGGCCCTTGACCTGACCCAGCTCGGCAAGGTGATCACCGCTGGTACCGGCAAGCCGACCACCAGTTTCGTCGTCCCCGGTACGGGTCCTTGCAACGACGACACCGTCACCGGCAACATTCCCGGCCACGACCTCGACGCGGCCAAGGCGGCTCTCGACGCGGCCGGTTGGAAGGTGGGTGCAGGCGGCATCCGGGAGAAGGGTGGCGCCAAGCTCTCGCTCGTCTTCTACTACCTGAACAGCCTCGGCGCCACGTTGCAGTCCGGCGCGGAGCTGCTGCAGAAGGCCTGGGGTGAGGTCGGCGTCGATGTCTCGCTCAAGGCCGTGTCTACCGCGGAGATCAGCACGGTCATCCTGGCCGGTCAGGGCACCTGGCACGCCGGGCTGATCCCGCTGACGGTGAACCTGCCGAGCCAACTGGTCAGCTTCATGTCCGGCACGGGTCCGCCGAACGGCGGCAACTTCTCGTCGATCAAGAACCCCGAGTACGACGCCGCGATCGCGAAGGCGTCCAAGATCGCCGGCGCGGACGGCTGCGCCGACTGGGCGGCGGGCGAGCGCGCTCTGCTCAAGGAGGTCAACGTCGTGCCGTTCGTGAACTCCACCGTGCCGATCTTCGCCAAGGGCGCCACCTTCGAACTGAGCGACGGCGTCGCCCCCCAGACGATCCGGATGCTGGGGTGA
- a CDS encoding ABC transporter permease has protein sequence MTTTAGIQGNGSGGGVAGMPAGFATHPWVRFAFRRLGRLAGSVLVLVSAAFLMIHLIPGDPVRGALGPAAAQSLVDAQRESLGLNDPLWLQYVHYLQHLFTGNLGTSITTGLPVSDVIRDRLPATVQLAFAAFAVAMLIALPLGLAMGVLTRAGRRPRAELSFTSTSVVLAAIPEFLLAVGLVYLFAVKLHWFPVAGRGGLSSYVLPVISLAIGPAAVLARICRVELLAVLQTDYLRTARAKRLPAATVYVRHALPNAVTATITLGGLLLGGMVAGTVLVENVFGWPGLGSTIVSSILSKDYPLVQGVVLVYGFGVLLVNLVVDVILALLDPRSTIRDS, from the coding sequence GTGACGACCACAGCCGGCATCCAGGGCAACGGGTCGGGCGGTGGCGTGGCCGGGATGCCGGCGGGCTTCGCTACCCACCCCTGGGTGCGGTTCGCGTTCCGTCGGCTGGGGCGGTTGGCCGGGTCGGTGCTGGTGCTGGTCAGCGCCGCCTTCCTGATGATCCACCTGATCCCCGGCGACCCGGTCCGGGGAGCACTCGGACCGGCCGCCGCGCAGAGCCTCGTCGACGCCCAGCGCGAGTCGCTGGGCCTCAACGACCCGCTGTGGCTGCAGTACGTGCACTACCTGCAGCACCTGTTCACCGGCAACCTCGGTACGTCGATCACCACCGGCCTACCGGTATCCGACGTGATCCGGGACCGCCTGCCCGCCACCGTCCAGCTCGCCTTCGCCGCGTTCGCAGTGGCAATGCTCATCGCCCTGCCGCTCGGCCTGGCCATGGGAGTACTCACCCGAGCCGGCCGGCGCCCGCGAGCCGAGCTGAGCTTCACCTCGACATCGGTAGTCCTGGCAGCGATCCCCGAGTTCCTGCTGGCGGTCGGGCTCGTCTACCTCTTCGCAGTGAAGCTCCATTGGTTCCCAGTCGCCGGTCGCGGTGGCTTGTCGTCGTACGTGCTGCCAGTGATCTCCTTGGCCATCGGCCCGGCCGCCGTACTCGCCCGCATCTGCCGGGTGGAGCTGCTGGCCGTGCTGCAGACGGACTACCTGCGTACTGCCCGAGCAAAGCGGTTGCCCGCGGCCACTGTCTACGTGCGGCATGCCCTGCCCAATGCAGTGACGGCCACCATCACGCTGGGCGGGCTGCTCCTGGGTGGGATGGTCGCCGGGACAGTGCTGGTCGAGAACGTCTTCGGCTGGCCAGGACTCGGCAGCACGATCGTGTCGTCGATCCTGTCCAAGGACTACCCGCTCGTACAGGGCGTAGTGCTCGTGTACGGCTTTGGCGTCTTGCTGGTCAACCTGGTGGTCGACGTGATCCTCGCTCTGCTCGACCCCCGATCCACCATTAGGGACAGCTGA
- a CDS encoding dipeptide/oligopeptide/nickel ABC transporter permease/ATP-binding protein produces MRARWIAVLRTPVGAGAGVLLLAVLLLAVFAPIIWSQQASAIDTEHLLEGSSAAHWLGTDNLGRDIFYRVLVASRASIMLALLATSIAVVTGLVLGCAPMLLGRRAGRLTTAVVNIAVAFPGLLLALFFAVIFGVGAKGAVLAIGFAGAPSFARLTQTLVAGIAERDFVAAARIAGVGRVRMLLRHILPNIAEPLVVNATIGAGGALLAFAGLSFLGLGVQPPAYDWGRLMGESLNSIYVHPAAALAPGVAVVVAGLAFNLFGEAVAKCFGVPVLKVFAPVVKGSLEPLPETRPAAAVDDDAVLVVEDLHVSFPGPITPVRGVSFTIHRGEIVGVVGESGSGKSLTALAVAQLIESPGEVRAAELSFLGAPLLGRLAVRSTAAARRRLLGTSFAMVFQDPMTSFNPTKRIGTQLAEGAREHQGLTRRSAMARAIDRLRAVRIPEAERRARQYPHEFSGGMRQRAMIGMGLMGAPALIVADEPTTALDVTVQQQVLQLLETIRTEDDVAVLLISHDITVVAQVCDRVLVMYAGRIVEDLPSADLAAGARHPYTRALLAAVPDLETPLDEPLAVIPGRPVDPAAFPTGCAFAARCEFATDQCGVEDPALVRHGPAHQVACWNPQGTAAWQARYLGGESIRAVHR; encoded by the coding sequence ATGAGGGCGCGCTGGATCGCAGTACTGCGTACGCCGGTGGGCGCCGGCGCTGGAGTGCTCCTGCTCGCAGTGCTCCTGCTTGCTGTCTTCGCTCCCATCATCTGGTCCCAGCAAGCAAGTGCGATCGACACCGAGCACTTGCTGGAAGGGTCATCCGCAGCCCATTGGCTCGGCACCGACAACCTCGGGCGCGACATCTTCTACCGGGTGCTCGTCGCCTCCCGGGCGTCGATCATGCTCGCGCTGCTGGCGACCTCGATCGCGGTCGTCACCGGTCTTGTGCTGGGCTGTGCGCCGATGCTGCTCGGACGGCGGGCTGGGCGATTGACGACGGCTGTGGTGAACATCGCGGTCGCGTTTCCAGGGTTGCTGCTCGCTTTGTTCTTCGCGGTCATCTTCGGGGTGGGCGCGAAGGGCGCAGTACTGGCGATCGGATTCGCCGGGGCGCCGTCCTTTGCTCGGCTGACGCAGACGTTGGTGGCCGGGATCGCTGAGCGGGACTTCGTCGCGGCGGCGCGGATCGCCGGGGTCGGACGGGTTCGGATGCTGTTGCGCCACATCCTGCCGAACATCGCCGAGCCACTGGTGGTGAACGCGACGATCGGCGCTGGTGGGGCATTGCTTGCCTTTGCCGGGTTGTCGTTCCTCGGGTTGGGCGTGCAGCCGCCGGCCTACGACTGGGGACGGTTGATGGGCGAGAGCCTCAACAGCATCTACGTGCATCCGGCCGCGGCGCTGGCTCCTGGGGTTGCGGTTGTGGTCGCCGGGCTGGCGTTCAACCTCTTCGGGGAGGCTGTGGCGAAGTGCTTCGGAGTGCCGGTGCTGAAGGTTTTTGCGCCGGTGGTGAAGGGATCGCTAGAGCCGTTGCCGGAGACCAGGCCTGCTGCGGCTGTCGACGACGATGCCGTGCTGGTGGTCGAAGATCTTCACGTCAGCTTTCCGGGGCCGATCACGCCGGTGCGTGGGGTCAGCTTCACCATTCACCGGGGCGAGATCGTGGGGGTGGTCGGCGAGTCCGGGTCGGGCAAGAGTCTGACCGCGTTGGCGGTTGCGCAGTTGATCGAGTCGCCTGGCGAGGTACGGGCCGCCGAGTTGTCGTTCCTGGGTGCCCCGTTGCTCGGGCGGCTGGCGGTTCGCAGTACTGCGGCCGCGCGGCGGCGGCTGTTGGGGACGTCGTTCGCGATGGTGTTCCAGGACCCGATGACGTCGTTCAACCCGACGAAGCGGATCGGGACCCAGCTCGCCGAGGGTGCTCGCGAGCATCAAGGGCTGACGCGGCGCAGTGCGATGGCGCGGGCGATCGACCGGTTGCGTGCGGTCCGGATTCCTGAGGCCGAGCGGCGGGCGCGGCAGTACCCGCACGAGTTCTCGGGTGGGATGCGGCAGCGGGCGATGATCGGGATGGGCCTGATGGGGGCGCCGGCGCTGATCGTTGCCGACGAGCCGACGACGGCGCTCGACGTGACCGTTCAGCAGCAAGTACTTCAGTTGCTTGAGACGATTCGGACCGAGGACGACGTGGCGGTGCTGTTGATCAGCCACGACATCACGGTGGTCGCGCAGGTCTGCGATCGGGTGCTGGTGATGTATGCCGGGCGCATCGTGGAGGACTTGCCTTCGGCGGATTTGGCGGCCGGGGCTCGGCATCCTTATACGCGCGCGTTGCTGGCCGCAGTACCGGATCTGGAGACGCCGCTCGACGAGCCGTTGGCGGTGATACCGGGTCGGCCGGTGGATCCTGCCGCCTTCCCGACGGGATGTGCGTTTGCGGCTCGGTGTGAGTTTGCGACGGACCAGTGCGGGGTCGAGGATCCGGCGTTGGTCAGGCACGGGCCGGCGCATCAGGTGGCTTGCTGGAACCCGCAGGGAACGGCCGCCTGGCAAGCTCGGTATCTCGGCGGCGAGTCGATCCGGGCGGTGCACCGATGA
- a CDS encoding ATP-binding cassette domain-containing protein: MSELRFDQVTVRFGTGRHVLTAVDGVDLTVPSGQVVGLVGESGSGKSTLARAAVGLTTPSSGQILLDGVPLRHRPGQRRPLQMVFQDPYSSLDPRMTIGDTIAEAIPRSSGSEAALRSAAGRREEVARLLELVGLDADRAGAYPGALSGGQRQRVAIARALAGQPDVIIADEITSALDVSIQGTVLNLVRSLQRELKLSMLFISHNLAVVRYVSDLIAVMYLGRIVEFGPAAEVLGNPQHDYTRELLAAVPRRGTTSLPPLSRRTSP; the protein is encoded by the coding sequence ATGAGCGAACTGCGATTCGATCAGGTGACGGTGCGGTTCGGCACGGGCCGGCACGTGCTGACCGCGGTTGACGGAGTCGATCTCACAGTGCCGTCCGGCCAGGTGGTCGGGTTGGTTGGCGAGTCGGGGTCGGGCAAGTCGACGCTGGCGCGAGCCGCGGTCGGGCTCACCACACCGTCGTCGGGGCAGATCCTGCTGGACGGGGTGCCGTTGCGCCATCGCCCTGGGCAGCGACGGCCGCTGCAGATGGTGTTCCAGGACCCGTACTCCTCCCTCGACCCCCGCATGACCATCGGCGACACCATCGCCGAGGCCATCCCCCGGTCCAGCGGATCCGAGGCCGCGCTTCGGTCCGCTGCCGGCCGTCGGGAGGAGGTCGCGCGGTTGCTGGAGCTGGTCGGGCTCGATGCTGATCGGGCGGGTGCTTACCCGGGGGCGTTGTCCGGTGGGCAGCGGCAGCGGGTGGCGATCGCTCGGGCGCTGGCGGGACAGCCGGACGTGATCATCGCCGACGAGATCACCTCAGCCCTCGACGTCTCGATCCAAGGCACTGTGCTCAACCTCGTCCGCTCCCTGCAGCGGGAGCTGAAGCTGTCGATGCTGTTCATCTCGCACAACCTCGCGGTCGTCCGCTACGTGAGCGACCTGATCGCCGTGATGTACCTCGGCCGGATCGTGGAGTTCGGCCCGGCTGCCGAGGTCCTCGGCAACCCGCAACACGACTACACCAGAGAACTTCTCGCCGCCGTTCCTCGCCGCGGCACGACCTCGCTACCCCCGCTTTCAAGGAGGACTTCCCCGTGA
- a CDS encoding serine hydrolase has product MTRRLRIDDLSEFAVPEQAALSPDGSQIAYVLRTTDLKEDKTLRSLWRVPASGGEPQQLTRGTGDSTPVWSPDGSQLAFLRAKDGPAQLWVLPAAGGEPEQLTTLPLGAGAPRWSPDGTRIAFSAPVDIAAVAGEEADARSHSPVVTKRLDYQADGAGWLRTMRQHVHLLEVGSKEVRQATEGDWHAGDPAWSPDGTKVAFGAATAPDADLNPTAPAYVLDATDAKAEPAQVGLAEGLAGPVLWTADGDGLLIVGNQSGPVGHAGLLRLTLDSGELVNLAEALDRNVMPGGPAYPGALPALSSDGLAVFFCVRDRGCSHLYSVPVAGGTPQRVLGEPGQNVSGLSIAGGVAALVLVTETSYGEVVTLDLASGEAAPRTTYGEKFADVEHFARVEREFTVSDGTVVPAYLIRDPAATGAQPLLLDIHGGPHNAWNAVADEVHLYHQELAARGWTVLLVNPRGSDGYGEEFYNGVVGGWGTADSKDFLEPLDVLVAEGIADPQRLAVAGYSYGGFMTCYLTSRDNRFAAAVTGGVVSDLTSMAGTSDSGHFLSVYELESASDLSAMSPFSQVDQVKTPTLVLQGDADVRCPIGQAQQWYTALREQGVPTQLVLYPEASHLFIVEGRPSHRLDFNRRILDWVEQYAGDASGPRRARVDASHWQRRLSTLAAKHGVPGAALGILRGDELVEAATGVLNKNTGVEVTTDSLFQIGSMTKVWTATLALQLVDEGLLDLDAPIMEVLPELQLGDPDVAKQVTMRQLLTHTSGIDGDVFTDTGRGDDCLEKYVDGLAEVGQNHPLGATWSYCNSGFSLAGRVIEKLTGKTWDQALRERIIVPLKLDHTVTLPEEALMHRAAVGHEGEGGEEPSVAPVWGLPRSLGPAGLVTSTVADALGFARLHLSGGLAPDGTRVLSSESVAAMAEKHAELPDKYSLGDSWGLGWIRFDWDGHRLIGHDGNTIGQAAFLRVLPSEGLAVTLLTNGGNTRDLYQELYAEIFEELAGVAMPSPLAAPAEPPVVDLERHVGRYERASSLQEVFVRDGEAVLRMTTTGPLAELMPEPAHEFVMTPVDSSGDLFVLRQPGSLTWIPLTFYSLPTGEKYLHCGVRATPKVG; this is encoded by the coding sequence GTGACCCGACGTCTGCGCATCGATGACCTTTCCGAGTTCGCGGTACCGGAGCAGGCAGCCCTGTCGCCGGACGGCTCACAGATCGCCTATGTCCTGCGAACCACCGACCTCAAGGAGGACAAGACTCTGCGGAGCCTCTGGCGAGTACCGGCGTCAGGTGGCGAGCCACAGCAGCTCACGCGAGGCACTGGCGACAGCACACCGGTCTGGTCACCGGATGGGTCGCAGCTGGCCTTCCTGCGGGCCAAGGACGGACCGGCACAGCTCTGGGTACTTCCGGCCGCCGGTGGTGAGCCTGAGCAGCTCACGACGCTGCCGCTCGGAGCAGGTGCCCCACGGTGGAGCCCGGACGGCACCCGGATCGCCTTCAGCGCACCGGTCGACATAGCGGCGGTTGCTGGTGAAGAGGCCGATGCACGCAGCCATTCGCCGGTTGTCACCAAACGGCTGGACTACCAGGCGGATGGCGCCGGCTGGTTGCGCACGATGCGCCAGCACGTCCATTTGCTGGAGGTCGGCTCGAAGGAGGTCCGGCAGGCCACGGAGGGCGACTGGCACGCCGGTGACCCCGCCTGGTCGCCTGACGGCACCAAGGTTGCCTTCGGAGCCGCCACTGCGCCCGACGCCGACCTCAACCCGACAGCACCGGCCTATGTGCTCGACGCTACGGATGCGAAGGCTGAGCCTGCGCAGGTTGGGCTGGCCGAGGGGCTGGCCGGTCCGGTGCTCTGGACGGCTGATGGCGATGGACTGCTGATCGTCGGCAACCAGAGTGGGCCGGTGGGACATGCTGGGTTGCTACGGCTCACGCTGGACAGTGGCGAGCTGGTGAACCTGGCGGAGGCTCTCGATCGGAACGTGATGCCTGGCGGTCCGGCGTACCCCGGGGCCCTTCCTGCGTTGAGCTCTGACGGCCTTGCCGTGTTCTTCTGCGTCCGGGACCGCGGCTGCAGTCACCTGTACTCCGTACCTGTCGCAGGTGGCACGCCTCAACGCGTGCTGGGCGAGCCGGGGCAGAACGTGTCCGGCCTCAGCATTGCTGGTGGGGTTGCGGCTCTGGTGCTCGTCACCGAGACGTCCTACGGCGAGGTGGTCACGCTGGACCTGGCGAGCGGCGAGGCGGCTCCGCGGACGACGTACGGGGAGAAGTTCGCCGACGTGGAGCACTTCGCGCGGGTGGAGCGTGAGTTCACGGTCTCGGACGGGACTGTGGTGCCGGCCTACCTGATCCGCGATCCCGCGGCGACCGGCGCACAGCCGCTGCTGCTCGACATCCACGGCGGCCCGCACAATGCGTGGAACGCGGTGGCCGATGAGGTGCACCTGTACCACCAGGAGCTCGCTGCGCGCGGTTGGACCGTCCTGCTGGTGAACCCGCGCGGTAGCGACGGCTATGGCGAGGAGTTCTACAACGGAGTGGTCGGCGGCTGGGGCACGGCAGATTCGAAGGATTTCCTCGAGCCGCTCGATGTACTGGTTGCCGAGGGCATCGCTGATCCGCAGCGGCTCGCAGTCGCCGGCTACAGCTACGGCGGCTTCATGACCTGCTACCTCACGAGCCGCGACAACCGCTTTGCGGCAGCTGTCACCGGCGGGGTGGTCAGCGACCTCACCAGCATGGCCGGTACTTCCGACAGCGGACACTTCCTGAGCGTCTACGAGCTGGAGTCGGCTAGCGACCTCAGTGCCATGTCCCCCTTCAGCCAGGTCGACCAGGTGAAGACACCGACCCTGGTGCTGCAGGGCGATGCGGATGTGCGCTGCCCGATCGGTCAGGCGCAGCAGTGGTACACGGCACTGCGCGAGCAAGGGGTGCCGACGCAACTGGTGCTCTACCCCGAGGCGAGCCACCTGTTCATCGTCGAGGGGCGGCCGTCGCATCGGCTCGACTTCAACCGTCGCATCCTCGACTGGGTGGAGCAGTACGCCGGTGACGCGAGCGGTCCCCGGCGAGCGCGGGTCGACGCCTCGCACTGGCAGCGCAGGCTGAGTACCTTGGCGGCGAAGCACGGCGTACCGGGTGCTGCTCTTGGCATCCTGCGGGGTGACGAGTTGGTGGAGGCGGCTACCGGCGTACTGAACAAGAACACCGGGGTTGAGGTGACCACCGACTCGCTGTTCCAGATCGGGTCGATGACGAAGGTCTGGACGGCGACACTCGCGCTGCAGCTCGTCGACGAGGGGCTGCTCGACCTGGACGCGCCGATCATGGAGGTACTGCCCGAGCTGCAACTCGGTGATCCCGATGTCGCCAAGCAGGTGACGATGCGACAGCTCCTCACCCACACCAGCGGGATCGACGGCGATGTGTTCACCGACACCGGGCGAGGCGACGACTGCCTGGAGAAGTACGTCGACGGGCTGGCCGAGGTCGGCCAGAACCATCCGCTGGGCGCCACTTGGTCGTACTGCAACTCCGGCTTCTCCCTGGCCGGCCGGGTGATCGAGAAGCTGACCGGCAAGACCTGGGACCAAGCACTGCGCGAGCGGATCATCGTGCCGCTCAAGCTGGACCACACCGTCACTCTGCCCGAGGAGGCGCTGATGCATCGCGCAGCGGTCGGGCACGAGGGCGAGGGTGGCGAGGAGCCTTCGGTGGCGCCGGTCTGGGGTCTGCCGCGGTCGCTGGGACCGGCTGGACTGGTCACCTCGACTGTTGCTGATGCGTTGGGCTTTGCCCGGCTTCACTTGTCCGGTGGGCTTGCACCGGATGGCACTCGGGTGCTCAGCTCCGAGTCGGTGGCCGCGATGGCGGAGAAGCATGCGGAGCTGCCGGACAAGTACTCGCTCGGCGACTCGTGGGGGCTGGGGTGGATCCGGTTCGATTGGGACGGCCACCGGTTGATCGGGCATGACGGCAACACGATCGGCCAGGCCGCCTTCCTGCGCGTGCTGCCTTCCGAAGGGCTCGCGGTGACGCTGCTGACCAACGGCGGCAACACGCGTGACCTGTACCAGGAGCTGTACGCCGAGATCTTCGAGGAGCTGGCCGGCGTCGCGATGCCTTCGCCGCTGGCCGCGCCTGCGGAGCCGCCCGTTGTCGATTTGGAGCGGCATGTCGGTCGCTATGAGCGCGCTAGTTCTTTGCAGGAGGTGTTCGTGCGCGACGGTGAGGCGGTACTGCGGATGACGACCACCGGGCCGCTGGCCGAGTTGATGCCGGAGCCGGCGCACGAGTTCGTGATGACGCCGGTCGATTCGAGTGGCGATCTGTTCGTACTGCGGCAGCCGGGGTCGTTGACGTGGATTCCGCTGACCTTCTACTCGTTGCCCACCGGTGAGAAGTACCTGCATTGCGGGGTACGAGCCACACCTAAGGTGGGCTGA
- a CDS encoding M20/M25/M40 family metallo-hydrolase, giving the protein MTTLVEQLQAALPLMLADLETLVTCESPSSDLAAVAASADVVAAAGTERLGVAPEYVVVDGVTHLRWRLGDGPSRVLVLAHHDTVWPAGSLATHPFLVEDGIMRGPGCFDMKTGLVMAFHALAALPSTEGVTVLVTGDEELGSPSSRALIEEEASGCVAALVLEASAEGALKLERKGVSNYEIRIVGRASHAGLEPELGVNASIEAAHQVLAVSNLGDPSLGTTVTPTFLASGTTRNTVPAMGSFLVDVRARTVAEQLRVDAALHALKPVLPEATLEVLGGPNRPPLERKMSEDLYQRASELAASLGLPPLREISVGGGSDGNFTAGVGVPTLDGLGAVGGGAHADDEHVVVAEIAPRTALLTALLADLLDKP; this is encoded by the coding sequence ATGACGACTCTGGTTGAACAGTTGCAGGCTGCGTTGCCGTTGATGCTGGCGGATCTGGAGACGTTGGTGACATGCGAGTCGCCGTCCTCGGATCTTGCTGCGGTCGCTGCTAGTGCTGACGTGGTGGCGGCGGCTGGGACGGAGCGGCTCGGCGTCGCACCGGAGTACGTGGTCGTCGATGGGGTGACGCATCTGCGCTGGCGGCTCGGCGACGGGCCGTCACGTGTGCTGGTGCTCGCACATCACGACACGGTGTGGCCTGCTGGGTCGCTTGCTACGCATCCGTTTCTGGTGGAAGACGGGATCATGCGAGGGCCGGGGTGCTTCGACATGAAGACCGGCTTGGTGATGGCCTTCCATGCTCTTGCTGCGTTGCCGTCAACGGAGGGGGTGACGGTGCTGGTGACCGGCGATGAGGAGTTGGGTTCGCCGTCGTCTCGTGCGCTCATCGAGGAGGAGGCATCGGGGTGTGTCGCGGCGCTCGTACTGGAGGCGTCGGCGGAAGGAGCGCTGAAGCTGGAGCGCAAGGGTGTCTCCAACTACGAGATCCGGATCGTCGGGCGCGCGTCGCATGCCGGGCTCGAACCCGAACTCGGGGTGAACGCCAGCATTGAGGCCGCGCACCAGGTCCTTGCCGTCAGCAACCTTGGTGATCCTTCGCTGGGCACCACTGTCACGCCTACCTTCCTCGCCTCCGGCACGACGCGGAACACAGTGCCAGCGATGGGAAGCTTCCTGGTCGACGTACGGGCGCGAACCGTGGCGGAGCAGCTCCGAGTGGACGCCGCCTTGCATGCCTTAAAGCCGGTACTTCCTGAGGCGACTCTGGAGGTCCTCGGCGGCCCGAACCGTCCGCCGTTGGAGCGCAAGATGTCCGAGGACCTCTACCAACGGGCATCGGAGCTTGCCGCTTCGCTCGGCCTACCGCCTCTGCGGGAGATCTCCGTCGGCGGCGGCTCCGACGGCAACTTCACCGCAGGCGTCGGCGTTCCGACCCTAGACGGCCTAGGCGCCGTCGGCGGCGGCGCCCACGCAGACGACGAGCACGTCGTAGTAGCCGAGATCGCTCCCCGAACCGCCCTGCTGACGGCCCTGCTCGCCGACCTCCTGGACAAACCATGA
- a CDS encoding GNAT family N-acetyltransferase yields MNTSEAAQDSLAAASSAGVEIRELWELADLDQVYRLYDSIWRPDPKNPPVTTELLRALTKAGNYVGGAYDGDDLIGACVGFFGAPAEVTMHSHVAGVSGSARGRNVGFALKLHQRAWALERGVTAISWTFDPLIRRNAYFNLTKLAAHPTEYLPNFYGQMADGINNGDDSDRLLVRWQLDAPTVITAAHRQSTLAAASTNSGAQTSTGSAFSTPSGHLGGLLREATILLGVGDDGRPVVGGSYDARGTVLVGVPGDVEGLRGSDPGAAKEWRLALREVLGGLMADGARVTGFDRAGWYVLEHPVKGLI; encoded by the coding sequence ATGAACACCTCTGAGGCTGCGCAGGACAGTTTGGCTGCGGCTTCCTCAGCCGGTGTGGAGATCCGCGAACTGTGGGAACTGGCAGACCTCGATCAGGTCTACCGCTTGTACGACTCGATCTGGCGCCCGGACCCGAAGAACCCACCGGTGACCACAGAGCTCCTCCGCGCCCTGACCAAAGCAGGCAACTACGTCGGCGGCGCCTACGACGGAGATGACCTGATCGGCGCCTGCGTAGGCTTCTTCGGCGCCCCCGCCGAGGTCACGATGCACAGCCACGTAGCCGGCGTCTCGGGTTCAGCTCGAGGCCGCAACGTCGGCTTCGCCCTGAAACTCCACCAACGAGCGTGGGCCCTGGAACGCGGCGTCACCGCCATCTCCTGGACCTTCGACCCTCTGATCCGCCGCAACGCCTACTTCAACCTGACCAAACTAGCCGCCCACCCCACCGAGTACCTCCCCAACTTCTACGGCCAAATGGCCGACGGCATCAACAACGGCGACGACAGCGACCGCCTACTGGTCCGCTGGCAACTAGACGCCCCCACCGTCATCACCGCCGCCCACCGCCAAAGCACCTTGGCGGCCGCAAGCACGAACTCCGGCGCGCAGACCAGCACGGGCTCCGCCTTTTCCACGCCGAGTGGGCACCTGGGGGGCTTGTTGCGGGAGGCAACGATTTTGCTGGGCGTCGGCGACGACGGCCGGCCGGTGGTCGGCGGGTCGTACGACGCCAGGGGGACGGTGCTGGTCGGCGTACCGGGGGATGTTGAAGGGTTGCGTGGGAGCGATCCGGGAGCTGCCAAGGAGTGGCGGTTGGCGTTGCGGGAGGTGCTGGGTGGGTTGATGGCGGACGGGGCTCGGGTGACCGGGTTCGATCGTGCTGGGTGGTACGTGCTCGAACATCCTGTGAAAGGGCTGATCTGA